One Aliidongia dinghuensis DNA segment encodes these proteins:
- a CDS encoding sensor histidine kinase, giving the protein MLSSSLHLQLLRWILAPLFVLVLFNAWQSYSNARLVAGIVTDRTLVGSAHTIAEQIKVVDGLVEAIVPPSALEMFASGFQDRVVYRVANADGTLLAGYSDVPGPVNATEAFEPRYFDAMFRGQPIRAVALSQPLIGDSDRQFALVIVGQTLRGHRRMIADLWVAETERQLGLVVIAAALAWFGLNRGLAPLVRLSEEIAARAPDTLDPIATDLVQKELRPLVAALNHSVERVRNQIAVQRRFIADAAHQLRTPLTLLKTQVFYGLSTTDQDEKNKSLAAVDESVGQMVHLTNQLLMLAKIEPGALSIVREPVDLAQTARHVLETVADRALDRNIELSFDATPVRVLANRAMLHELVMNIVDNALRYSPPGGAINATVAAGDGVGILRVADQGPGIPLHERERVFDRFYRMLGTDGDGSGLGLSIVREIAGRYDGTVTLADSPLGSGLLVEVTLPAAPDD; this is encoded by the coding sequence ATGCTGAGCAGCAGCCTGCACTTGCAGCTGCTGCGTTGGATCCTGGCACCGCTCTTCGTCCTGGTGCTGTTCAACGCGTGGCAGAGCTATTCGAACGCCCGCCTCGTCGCCGGCATCGTCACGGACCGCACGCTTGTCGGCTCCGCGCACACCATCGCCGAGCAGATCAAGGTCGTCGACGGCCTGGTCGAGGCCATCGTGCCGCCCTCGGCGCTCGAGATGTTCGCGTCGGGCTTCCAGGACCGGGTGGTCTATCGCGTCGCCAATGCTGACGGCACGCTGCTCGCCGGCTATTCCGACGTGCCCGGACCGGTGAACGCGACGGAGGCCTTTGAGCCGCGCTATTTCGACGCCATGTTCCGCGGCCAGCCGATCCGGGCCGTGGCGCTCAGCCAGCCGCTGATCGGCGACAGCGACCGGCAATTTGCGCTCGTCATCGTCGGACAGACCCTGCGCGGTCATCGGCGCATGATCGCCGACCTGTGGGTGGCGGAGACGGAGCGTCAGCTGGGCCTCGTCGTCATCGCCGCGGCGCTCGCCTGGTTCGGCCTCAATCGCGGCCTGGCGCCGCTCGTGCGGTTGAGCGAGGAGATCGCGGCGCGTGCGCCGGACACGCTCGACCCGATCGCGACCGACCTGGTGCAGAAGGAGCTGCGCCCGCTGGTGGCCGCGCTCAACCATTCGGTCGAGCGCGTGCGCAACCAGATCGCCGTACAGCGGCGCTTCATCGCCGACGCCGCCCACCAGCTGCGCACGCCGCTTACCCTGCTGAAGACGCAGGTGTTCTACGGCCTCAGCACGACCGACCAGGACGAGAAGAACAAGTCGCTCGCGGCCGTCGACGAGAGCGTCGGCCAGATGGTTCATCTGACCAACCAGCTGCTGATGCTCGCCAAGATCGAGCCCGGCGCGCTCTCGATCGTGCGCGAGCCGGTCGATCTCGCCCAGACGGCGCGGCACGTGCTCGAGACCGTGGCGGATCGGGCGCTCGACCGGAACATCGAGCTCAGCTTCGACGCCACACCCGTCCGGGTGCTGGCGAATCGTGCCATGCTGCACGAGCTCGTCATGAACATCGTCGACAATGCGCTGCGCTACAGCCCGCCCGGCGGCGCCATCAACGCCACGGTCGCGGCCGGTGACGGCGTCGGCATCCTGCGCGTTGCCGATCAAGGACCGGGCATCCCACTGCACGAGCGGGAACGCGTGTTCGACCGGTTCTACCGGATGCTCGGCACCGACGGCGACGGCAGCGGTCTCGGCCTGTCGATCGTGCGGGAGATCGCCGGGCGCTACGACGGCACGGTGACGCTCGCCGACTCACCGCTCGGGTCGGGCCTGCTCGTCGAGGTCACCCTTCCCGCGGCACCCGACGATTAG
- a CDS encoding response regulator yields the protein MRILIVEDNRKLSDWIAMLLRRSKYVIDCVYDGEDADYALKTQDYSLVILDLALPALSGTEVLARLRARGSTTPVLVLTADDSVPSRVSALDGGADDYLAKPFNIEELEARIRARLRRRHEPLSPTTRYGALSLDRNSGQFFLAGADLVLTPREHVVLESLILKEGGTVSKTSLMESVFGFGDSGNVNSIEIYVHRVRKKLEGSGVGIVTFRGLGYALRQDPC from the coding sequence ATGCGGATTCTGATTGTCGAGGATAATCGGAAACTGTCCGACTGGATCGCCATGCTGCTGCGCCGCAGCAAATATGTGATCGACTGCGTCTATGACGGCGAGGACGCGGACTACGCCCTCAAGACCCAGGACTATTCGCTCGTCATCCTCGACCTGGCCCTGCCGGCGCTGAGCGGGACCGAGGTGCTGGCGCGCCTCAGGGCGCGCGGCAGCACGACGCCGGTGCTCGTGCTGACGGCGGACGACAGCGTGCCGAGCCGCGTCTCGGCGCTCGATGGCGGGGCCGACGACTATCTCGCGAAACCGTTCAACATCGAGGAGCTGGAAGCCCGCATCCGCGCCCGCCTGCGCCGCCGGCACGAACCGCTGAGCCCGACCACCCGCTACGGCGCCCTCTCGCTCGACCGCAACAGCGGGCAATTCTTCCTGGCCGGCGCCGATCTCGTGCTCACCCCCCGCGAGCATGTCGTGCTGGAGAGCCTGATCCTCAAAGAGGGCGGCACGGTCAGCAAGACCAGCCTGATGGAAAGCGTCTTCGGCTTCGGCGACAGCGGCAACGTCAATTCGATCGAGATCTACGTCCACCGGGTGCGCAAGAAGCTCGAAGGCAGCGGCGTCGGCATCGTCACTTTCCGGGGCTTGGGCTACGCCTTGCGCCAGGATCCATGCTGA
- a CDS encoding LuxR C-terminal-related transcriptional regulator, which produces MYEHLSQSIAREVLRLALQIAPTLGQASPGGQAISGDAEATARSKDTSLRFYRQRLLALDRGLTGREIDVCTRALAGMTAEGIALELEIKKSSVVTYRKRAYERLGISSQHELFRLLA; this is translated from the coding sequence ATGTACGAGCACTTGTCTCAGTCGATCGCGCGGGAAGTGCTCCGGCTGGCGCTCCAGATCGCGCCGACCTTGGGACAGGCATCCCCGGGAGGACAGGCAATCTCGGGCGACGCGGAGGCGACCGCGCGCTCCAAGGACACATCGCTCCGCTTCTACCGGCAACGGCTCCTGGCCTTGGACCGCGGTCTCACGGGCCGCGAAATCGACGTCTGCACCCGTGCGCTCGCCGGCATGACCGCCGAAGGGATCGCGCTCGAGCTCGAGATCAAGAAGAGCAGCGTCGTGACATACCGGAAGCGGGCGTATGAGCGGCTCGGCATCTCCTCTCAGCACGAGCTGTTCCGGCTGCTCGCCTGA
- a CDS encoding porin has protein sequence MADLKAQIKALSDRLSQIEAERAAAAKVPAVQTTTGAPKQTSVPATLQKDQQGNTPGGTTAVVDTSVPATLQKDTGGNAIGILNNPVMLYDDKNTSVRLYGLIEATLGVANNQNNKGDLAVGYQTSWFSGNRLGFDAFHALSLGDQIGLPGLKVISKLETEFESPTGNADTPGVIFNRDAWVGFESDDLGKITFGRQNSLTRDFTQNWGDAYGTPEVTTKEGGYSNVNNFKQLIFYSASSTGTRNNSAIEWKKHLGDHWLVGLGYAFGSGGVGGSGNGGPGQFNAGGGGTPGQFSLGSNEAVSIAYNNLAIGPGKANFNVSYNRANNHENVNQAELVGGNYSIGPFRLNAGYIHYTGEQGEHNSAGTRTDNAWTVSGSYWPAAKVETDIGYVRMDGTHAGNCGGNTLLPFLQDASCVTRATVANGGRGTVFGSVIFHADKQTDFYLASDYLKVDGGWSVGDAQGNVDGIGHGRAHDDEVEVATGFRFKF, from the coding sequence ATGGCAGATCTCAAGGCGCAGATCAAAGCCTTGAGCGATCGTCTGAGCCAGATCGAGGCGGAGCGCGCCGCCGCGGCTAAAGTGCCGGCGGTCCAGACGACGACCGGCGCGCCGAAGCAGACCTCGGTCCCGGCGACGCTCCAGAAGGACCAGCAAGGCAACACGCCCGGCGGCACGACGGCGGTCGTCGACACCTCGGTGCCGGCGACCCTGCAGAAGGACACGGGCGGCAATGCGATCGGGATCCTGAACAACCCGGTCATGCTCTACGACGACAAGAACACGAGCGTGCGTCTCTACGGCCTCATCGAGGCGACGCTCGGCGTCGCGAACAACCAGAACAACAAGGGCGATCTGGCGGTCGGCTATCAGACGTCCTGGTTCAGCGGCAACCGCCTGGGCTTCGACGCTTTCCACGCCCTGAGCTTGGGCGACCAGATCGGCCTGCCGGGCCTGAAGGTGATCTCGAAGCTCGAAACTGAGTTCGAATCGCCGACCGGCAATGCCGACACGCCCGGCGTCATCTTCAATCGCGACGCCTGGGTCGGTTTCGAATCGGATGATCTCGGCAAGATCACATTCGGTCGCCAGAACTCGCTGACCCGCGATTTCACCCAGAACTGGGGCGATGCCTACGGCACGCCGGAGGTCACCACGAAGGAAGGCGGCTACAGCAACGTCAACAACTTCAAGCAGCTCATCTTCTACTCGGCGAGCTCGACCGGCACGCGCAACAACAGCGCCATCGAATGGAAGAAGCATCTGGGCGACCACTGGCTGGTCGGCCTCGGCTATGCGTTCGGTTCCGGCGGCGTCGGCGGCAGCGGCAACGGCGGGCCGGGCCAGTTCAACGCCGGCGGCGGCGGCACGCCTGGCCAGTTCTCGCTCGGCAGCAACGAGGCCGTGTCGATCGCCTACAACAATCTCGCCATCGGCCCCGGCAAGGCGAACTTCAACGTGAGCTACAACCGGGCCAACAACCACGAAAACGTCAACCAGGCCGAGCTGGTCGGCGGCAACTATTCGATCGGGCCGTTCCGGTTGAACGCCGGCTACATCCACTACACGGGCGAGCAGGGCGAGCACAACAGCGCCGGAACGCGCACCGACAATGCCTGGACGGTCTCGGGCAGCTATTGGCCGGCGGCAAAGGTCGAGACGGACATCGGCTACGTCCGCATGGACGGTACGCATGCCGGCAATTGTGGCGGCAACACGCTGCTGCCCTTCCTGCAGGACGCAAGCTGCGTGACGCGCGCGACCGTCGCCAACGGCGGCAGGGGAACGGTGTTCGGCTCGGTCATCTTCCACGCCGACAAGCAGACCGATTTCTACCTGGCCTCGGACTACCTGAAGGTCGACGGCGGCTGGTCGGTCGGGGATGCCCAGGGCAACGTCGACGGCATCGGCCACGGCCGTGCGCATGACGACGAAGTCGAGGTCGCGACCGGCTTCCGCTTCAAGTTCTGA
- a CDS encoding 2-hydroxycarboxylate transporter family protein, which translates to MTDTTIRPTAKRADGFWPYGWWKIVDWQIGIIPLPIFVLLFGLIAAFVMTGKVPSDILMAIVLLAMGGFTCAELGKRLPLIRHVGAAAIFATFIPSYLAFRHVLPDSILSSVTEFTKFSNFLYLFISSIIVGSILGMDRHVLIAGFLKIFVPLALGSVVAGIVGTLVGTALGLGAYHSFFFVVVPIMAGGVGEGAIPLSIGYAAILHSPQGELFAQVLPPVMLGSLTAILLSGGLNFLGKRYPHLTGEGRLQPGTHPEIEPGEEPAGAVPDVTTIAAAGVTAVTLYLIGVLSQRLWDFPAPVTMLFIAVLLKLTRSVSPRLQNGAFIVYKFFSTAVTYPLLFAIGVAMTPWDKLVASFTLPYILTIIATVATLMATGFFVARLLKMYPIDVAIVNACHSGQGGTGDVAILTAANRMQLMPFAQIATRIGGAITVTLTLIALARFFT; encoded by the coding sequence ATGACCGACACCACGATCCGGCCTACAGCCAAACGGGCCGACGGCTTCTGGCCCTACGGCTGGTGGAAGATCGTCGACTGGCAGATCGGTATCATCCCGCTGCCGATCTTCGTTCTCCTGTTCGGGCTCATCGCGGCCTTCGTCATGACCGGCAAGGTGCCGTCCGACATCCTGATGGCGATCGTGCTGCTCGCGATGGGCGGCTTTACCTGTGCCGAGCTCGGCAAGCGGCTGCCGCTGATCCGCCATGTCGGCGCGGCCGCCATCTTCGCGACCTTCATCCCGTCCTACCTGGCGTTCCGCCATGTGCTGCCGGATTCGATCCTGAGCTCGGTCACCGAGTTCACGAAGTTCAGCAATTTTCTCTATCTCTTCATCTCGTCGATCATCGTCGGCAGCATCCTCGGCATGGATCGCCATGTGCTGATCGCGGGATTCCTCAAGATCTTTGTGCCGCTGGCGCTGGGCTCGGTCGTGGCCGGCATCGTCGGCACGCTCGTCGGCACGGCCCTCGGCCTCGGCGCCTATCACAGCTTCTTCTTCGTCGTAGTGCCGATCATGGCCGGCGGCGTCGGCGAGGGGGCGATCCCGCTGTCGATCGGCTATGCCGCGATCCTGCATTCACCGCAGGGCGAACTATTCGCCCAGGTGCTGCCGCCGGTGATGCTCGGCAGCCTGACCGCGATCCTGCTCTCGGGCGGCCTCAATTTCCTCGGCAAGCGCTACCCGCATCTGACCGGCGAGGGGCGGCTGCAACCGGGCACGCATCCGGAGATCGAGCCGGGTGAGGAGCCTGCGGGCGCCGTGCCGGATGTGACCACCATCGCGGCGGCCGGGGTGACGGCGGTGACGCTCTATCTGATCGGCGTCTTGTCGCAGCGCCTTTGGGATTTCCCGGCGCCGGTGACCATGTTGTTCATCGCCGTGCTCTTGAAGCTCACGCGCTCTGTCTCGCCGCGCCTGCAGAACGGCGCCTTCATCGTCTACAAGTTCTTCTCGACGGCCGTCACATATCCGCTGCTGTTCGCGATCGGCGTCGCGATGACGCCTTGGGACAAGCTCGTCGCCTCCTTCACGCTGCCCTACATCCTGACGATCATCGCAACCGTCGCGACGCTGATGGCGACCGGCTTCTTCGTGGCGCGGCTGCTCAAGATGTATCCGATCGATGTGGCGATCGTGAATGCCTGCCACAGCGGGCAGGGCGGCACGGGCGACGTCGCGATCCTGACCGCAGCCAATCGTATGCAACTGATGCCGTTCGCCCAGATCGCGACGCGCATCGGCGGCGCCATCACCGTGACGCTGACCCTGATCGCCCTCGCACGCTTCTTTACCTGA
- a CDS encoding NUDIX hydrolase: MNRDYPYSPMVGILSVVRRGDRFLLVRRAKQPNLGRWGFPGGVQELGETVIDGARRELLEETGLSSGGGRTTTALDAIEHDEAGRIRYHYTLVVVLMTDVAGEPVAGDDAAEVGWFGLDDVERIPTIAAVRPLMVEILGQAAALGIGPT, from the coding sequence ATGAACCGCGATTATCCCTATTCGCCGATGGTCGGCATCCTCTCGGTCGTCCGCCGCGGCGACCGGTTCCTGCTCGTGCGCCGCGCCAAGCAACCCAATCTCGGACGCTGGGGCTTCCCGGGCGGCGTCCAGGAGCTGGGCGAGACCGTGATCGACGGCGCCCGCCGCGAGCTCCTCGAAGAGACTGGCCTCTCATCCGGCGGCGGGCGCACGACCACGGCGCTCGACGCGATCGAGCACGATGAGGCGGGTCGCATCCGCTACCACTACACGCTGGTCGTGGTCCTCATGACGGACGTCGCGGGCGAGCCGGTCGCCGGCGACGATGCGGCGGAGGTCGGCTGGTTCGGCCTCGATGACGTCGAACGCATCCCGACCATCGCGGCCGTGCGGCCGCTGATGGTCGAGATCTTGGGTCAGGCCGCGGCCTTGGGCATCGGCCCGACATAG
- a CDS encoding citrate synthase/methylcitrate synthase, producing the protein MTAASDGLDGIIAAETVLSHVDGEQGRLIFRGHDIEELAGHVSQEAVAALLWHGFTDEAAAPETISRALGEARVAAFEIGRPLLPAAAGLTVTEGLRLLLAALPDTYPLPHHLLATAAMPVFVAALARARQDAAAVPPDPALPQAADFLRMLRGMPATPDHVAALETYLVTVADHGLNASTFTARVVASTRAGVFSSVVAALCALKGPLHGGAPGPVLDMLDAIGYEDQIEPWLEHAISDGDRLMGFGHRVYRVRDPRADVLKTVALSLRAGSNRIRFAEAVEAGALRVLARLKPGRRLDTNVEFYTALVLEALELPRDLFTPIFAIGRVVGWTAHIMEQTRGGRIIRPQSAYVGPMPKAAA; encoded by the coding sequence ATGACGGCAGCATCGGACGGTTTGGACGGCATCATCGCGGCGGAGACCGTGCTGAGCCATGTGGACGGCGAACAGGGGCGCCTGATCTTCCGGGGCCACGACATCGAGGAATTGGCAGGGCATGTGAGCCAGGAGGCGGTCGCAGCCTTGCTGTGGCACGGCTTCACAGACGAGGCCGCAGCCCCGGAGACGATCTCCCGCGCTCTCGGCGAGGCCCGGGTCGCGGCGTTCGAGATCGGGCGGCCGCTGCTGCCGGCGGCGGCGGGCCTGACCGTGACTGAAGGCTTGCGGCTGCTGCTCGCGGCGTTGCCGGACACGTACCCGTTGCCCCATCATCTGCTCGCGACAGCTGCCATGCCGGTGTTCGTCGCCGCCCTCGCCCGCGCTCGGCAGGATGCGGCAGCGGTACCGCCCGACCCGGCGCTACCCCAGGCCGCGGATTTCCTGCGCATGCTGCGCGGAATGCCGGCCACGCCCGATCATGTCGCCGCCCTCGAGACCTATCTGGTGACGGTCGCCGACCACGGGCTCAACGCCTCGACCTTCACGGCGCGCGTCGTAGCGTCGACCCGCGCCGGCGTCTTCTCGTCGGTCGTGGCGGCGCTCTGCGCGCTCAAGGGGCCGCTGCACGGCGGCGCGCCGGGCCCGGTGCTCGACATGCTGGACGCGATCGGCTACGAGGATCAGATCGAGCCCTGGCTCGAGCATGCCATCTCCGACGGTGACCGGCTGATGGGCTTCGGCCATCGCGTCTATCGGGTGCGCGATCCGCGCGCCGACGTGCTGAAGACGGTGGCGCTGTCCTTGCGCGCCGGATCGAACCGCATCCGCTTCGCCGAGGCCGTCGAGGCCGGGGCACTCCGGGTCCTGGCCCGGCTCAAGCCCGGCCGCCGGCTCGACACCAATGTCGAGTTCTATACCGCCCTCGTGCTGGAGGCCTTGGAACTGCCGCGCGACCTGTTCACGCCGATCTTCGCGATCGGCCGGGTTGTCGGCTGGACCGCGCATATCATGGAGCAGACGCGGGGCGGCCGGATCATCCGCCCGCAATCGGCCTATGTCGGGCCGATGCCCAAGGCCGCGGCCTGA
- a CDS encoding citrate synthase family protein has protein sequence MPAGDLIDAAEATALLGVGRATLYAYVSRGQIRAEPDPADPRRRLYRRVDIEALKTRKARGRRPETVAETTLDWGLPVLESGITLIADGRLHYRGRDATALAGTATLEATARLLWDCGATDPFDRPAPPMPAAWPAVLPHLTALTPIERAAALLALTPPSLPTTGRAAARLWPEASELLRLVAAAAIGRAPSDQPIHQVLAEAWGLDAAGADRLRAALVLSADHELNTSAFTMRCVASTGASLPAALLGGLAALSGPRHGGMTAQVEVLFEALARDGDAERLVAGRLARGEGVPGFGHPLYPAGDPRGAALLALAAPDARAEALVRAVADLAGQAPTIDVGLVALSRGLVLPAGAAIALFAIGRTAGWLAHALEQVGEGRLIRPRARYVGPLPN, from the coding sequence TTGCCGGCCGGAGATCTGATCGATGCCGCCGAGGCGACGGCGCTGCTGGGCGTCGGGCGGGCGACGCTCTATGCCTATGTCAGCCGCGGCCAGATCCGGGCGGAGCCGGACCCGGCCGACCCACGGCGCCGGCTCTATCGCCGGGTCGACATCGAGGCACTGAAGACGCGCAAGGCGCGCGGCCGCCGGCCTGAGACGGTGGCGGAGACGACGCTCGACTGGGGTCTGCCGGTGCTCGAATCGGGCATCACCCTGATCGCTGACGGGCGGCTTCATTATCGCGGGCGGGATGCGACGGCGCTCGCCGGCACGGCGACGCTCGAGGCGACCGCGCGGCTGCTATGGGACTGCGGTGCAACGGACCCGTTCGATCGGCCGGCGCCGCCGATGCCGGCGGCCTGGCCGGCCGTCCTGCCGCACCTCACGGCGCTGACGCCAATCGAGCGGGCCGCAGCCCTGCTGGCGCTGACGCCGCCGTCCTTGCCGACCACCGGTCGCGCGGCAGCGCGGCTGTGGCCCGAGGCCTCGGAGTTGCTGCGCCTGGTCGCGGCCGCCGCGATCGGCCGGGCGCCGTCGGACCAGCCCATTCATCAGGTACTGGCCGAGGCCTGGGGGCTCGATGCGGCGGGGGCGGACCGGCTCAGGGCGGCGCTGGTGCTGTCGGCCGACCATGAATTGAACACCTCGGCCTTCACCATGCGGTGTGTCGCCTCGACCGGCGCCTCGCTGCCGGCAGCGCTCCTGGGCGGGCTTGCCGCCCTCTCCGGGCCGCGCCACGGCGGCATGACGGCGCAGGTCGAGGTGCTGTTCGAGGCGCTCGCGCGCGACGGCGATGCGGAGCGGCTCGTTGCCGGCCGGCTCGCGCGCGGCGAGGGGGTGCCGGGGTTCGGCCATCCGCTCTATCCGGCGGGTGATCCGCGCGGTGCGGCCCTGCTGGCGCTTGCGGCGCCGGATGCGCGTGCCGAGGCTTTGGTGCGCGCCGTGGCCGACCTCGCCGGCCAGGCGCCGACGATCGACGTCGGGCTCGTCGCCCTCAGCCGTGGACTGGTTCTGCCGGCAGGTGCTGCGATTGCCCTGTTCGCGATCGGCCGCACCGCCGGCTGGCTCGCCCATGCGCTGGAGCAGGTCGGCGAGGGCCGCCTGATCCGGCCGCGGGCGCGCTATGTCGGCCCGCTACCGAACTGA
- a CDS encoding AraC family transcriptional regulator, with amino-acid sequence MPRDLAADWTEYATAPEPGVELLRARMRRHVYERHAHDGYALGVTDWGVQAFRCRGGAHASTAGMVMAFNPDEPHDGHAGDDAGFAYRMLYIETAAVRAVLEDARERPGPLPFFAAPLIADPTAGLLVARTHALLTTSSSRLERDAAFSAMIRRLAAHGGLGTEPRAAGRHDRALDRVRERLHADAATEVATAELAALASMSRYELCRQFHRRFGLPPHAYQLRLRLAEAKRLLAAGEPAAEVAAAAGFVDQSHLNRRFKGAFGITPVQFARAVQQSGGQFGSGPT; translated from the coding sequence ATGCCCCGAGACCTCGCCGCCGATTGGACCGAATATGCGACCGCGCCCGAACCGGGCGTCGAGCTGTTGCGCGCCCGCATGCGCCGCCATGTCTACGAACGCCACGCCCATGACGGCTATGCGCTGGGCGTCACCGACTGGGGCGTCCAGGCCTTCCGCTGCCGCGGCGGCGCCCATGCCAGCACGGCGGGCATGGTCATGGCGTTCAACCCGGACGAGCCACACGACGGCCACGCCGGCGACGACGCGGGCTTCGCCTATCGCATGCTCTATATCGAGACCGCAGCCGTCCGCGCCGTGCTGGAGGATGCGCGCGAGCGGCCCGGCCCGCTGCCGTTCTTTGCCGCCCCGCTCATCGCCGATCCGACCGCCGGCCTGCTCGTCGCCCGCACGCACGCGCTCCTCACCACATCGTCGTCCCGCCTCGAGCGCGACGCTGCCTTCAGCGCCATGATCCGGCGGCTCGCGGCCCATGGCGGCCTCGGCACCGAGCCGCGCGCGGCAGGCCGCCACGACCGGGCGCTCGACCGGGTGCGCGAGCGGCTGCACGCCGACGCAGCGACGGAGGTCGCGACCGCGGAACTCGCGGCCCTCGCCAGCATGAGCCGCTACGAGCTGTGCCGCCAGTTCCATCGCCGCTTCGGCCTGCCGCCGCACGCCTATCAGCTGCGGCTCCGGCTGGCGGAAGCGAAACGGCTGCTGGCCGCAGGCGAGCCGGCGGCGGAAGTCGCAGCCGCAGCAGGATTCGTCGACCAGAGCCACCTCAATCGGCGCTTCAAGGGCGCCTTCGGCATCACGCCGGTCCAGTTCGCACGCGCGGTTCAGCAGTCCGGCGGTCAGTTCGGTAGCGGGCCGACATAG
- a CDS encoding DUF2000 family protein, with the protein MRFDTKIAVVLRADLPVWQKLNVTAFTVSGLAATDPATVGEPYRDASGQEYLPMFRQPVLVFAGDAADLRRAYERAMERDVRLAIFTEELFVTGHDEANRAAVRAVASAELNLVGFALRADRKDVDKILKGLSLHS; encoded by the coding sequence ATGCGATTCGATACCAAGATTGCCGTGGTGCTGCGCGCCGATTTGCCGGTCTGGCAGAAGCTGAACGTGACCGCCTTCACGGTGAGCGGCCTTGCCGCGACCGATCCCGCGACGGTGGGCGAGCCGTATCGCGACGCCTCGGGCCAGGAATATCTGCCGATGTTCCGCCAGCCGGTGCTGGTGTTCGCCGGCGACGCGGCTGACCTACGACGCGCCTATGAGCGCGCGATGGAGCGGGACGTCCGGCTTGCGATCTTCACCGAGGAGCTGTTCGTGACCGGCCATGACGAGGCGAACCGCGCCGCGGTCCGCGCCGTCGCGAGTGCCGAGCTCAACCTGGTCGGTTTCGCGCTGCGCGCCGACCGCAAGGACGTCGACAAGATCCTGAAGGGCTTGTCGCTCCACAGCTGA
- a CDS encoding CobW family GTP-binding protein — MTKRLPVTVLTGFLGSGKTTLLARLLQRPEMKNTAVIINEFGEVGLDHELIRTGDETVALLESGCVCCTLRSDLADTLKELFLKRVKGQIPEFDRVIVETTGLADPAPLLHTLIVEPLTAARYRLEGVVTTVDAVNADAQMDVHREAVKQAAVADRIVLTKTDIATPEAIQRVRARLADINPGAEPIVASHGSVDPDQLFGMALDNRGDRLEAWLAADAHAARHDHRGHHDHDHHDHDHDHDDAHHHHDGIESFCVAYAEPLDWEAIAEALDRLVSISGDKILRVKGILDIAGNDRPVVVHGVQHLFHPPSQLDGWPAGTPRSSRLVFITNGLGREPIQRSLDLFLDRARL, encoded by the coding sequence ATGACTAAGCGTCTGCCGGTCACGGTGCTGACCGGTTTCCTCGGCAGCGGCAAGACCACGCTGCTCGCCCGGCTGCTGCAGCGACCGGAGATGAAGAACACGGCCGTCATCATCAATGAGTTCGGCGAGGTCGGGCTCGACCACGAATTGATCCGGACCGGCGACGAGACGGTGGCGCTTTTGGAGAGCGGCTGCGTCTGCTGCACGCTCCGGAGCGATCTCGCCGACACGCTCAAGGAACTGTTCCTGAAGCGGGTCAAAGGTCAGATCCCGGAATTCGACCGCGTCATCGTCGAGACCACGGGCTTGGCCGACCCGGCGCCGCTGCTCCATACGCTGATCGTCGAGCCCTTGACGGCGGCGCGCTATCGGCTCGAAGGCGTGGTCACGACCGTCGATGCGGTCAATGCCGACGCCCAGATGGACGTGCACCGCGAGGCGGTGAAGCAGGCCGCCGTCGCCGACCGCATCGTGCTCACCAAGACGGACATCGCGACGCCCGAGGCGATCCAGCGCGTCCGTGCACGGCTCGCGGACATCAATCCAGGCGCCGAACCGATCGTCGCCAGCCACGGCTCCGTCGATCCTGACCAATTGTTCGGCATGGCGCTCGACAACCGCGGCGACCGGCTCGAGGCCTGGCTCGCCGCCGACGCCCATGCCGCCCGGCACGATCACCGCGGCCACCATGATCACGATCATCACGACCACGATCATGATCATGATGATGCGCACCATCACCACGACGGCATCGAGAGCTTCTGCGTCGCCTATGCCGAGCCGCTCGACTGGGAGGCGATCGCCGAGGCGCTCGACCGGCTGGTCTCGATCTCGGGCGACAAGATCCTGCGCGTGAAGGGCATCCTCGATATCGCCGGCAACGACCGGCCGGTCGTCGTGCACGGCGTGCAGCACCTGTTCCATCCGCCGAGCCAGCTCGACGGCTGGCCCGCCGGCACGCCGCGCTCGAGCCGGCTCGTGTTCATCACGAACGGCCTCGGCCGCGAGCCGATCCAGCGCAGCCTCGACCTGTTCCTCGACCGCGCCCGGCTTTGA